AATAAACATTATGATTAAAGAACGAGAGAAATATTACATGTTTTTATACAGTTGAAGAGGTTATAAAATACTTAGCACAGATCACTTCAAGGTGTTAGAATTTTTAGCAACATTATCATACGGGCCTAGGAGCGCATCAAGATTAGAAAAACCGACAGATAGTTACTAAAGATTTTGAATTTGTATGCATAAAAGCATCAAAAATAGGATAATCAGTAGATTTAGTGCTTTAAATATGAAGATAAATTTATTTAGTGTTTTCGTATATAGTTAGAGGGAGAGGTAATGGTAGAATATGTTTGTGAGCGTTGTGGAAGAGTTTTAACGGAGGATGATCTCAAGGCAGTGTCTAGTGAGACTACAATGTATTATATGTGTCGATATTGTAATGGCAGAGTTCTCTACAAACCTAGAAGGCCAGTGGCGAAGGTTGTTAAAGCTATTTAATTTAGAATTGTCTAACTTGAATTCTTCATGCTCATCGTTAAGGTTAAATTAATTTCGATGGTGGTATGCGATGAGAGTCATATTTTTTACTGGTAAAGGTGGTGTTGGTAAATCTGTTATATCTAGTGCTACAGCATTAAGGTCTTCTGAATTAGGACATGAAACTTTGCTGGTCTCTACTGATCCCGCGCATACGTTGTCTGATATATTTGGTTTTAAAATCAATTCTCAAGAGACACAAGTGAAAGAACATTTAGATGCTATTCAAATAGACCCTGTCTATGAGGCTAGTAAACATTATTCCGCTCTGTTTGAATTTATTAGTGAGGTTCTAAAGGCACGCGGGGTTGATGAAATAATAGCCTATGAGATAGCAAATTTTCCAGGAGCTACTGGTGCTGCTGCATTATTAAAGCTTGTGAACTATGTTGAAGAAGGTAGGTATGATACAATAATACTAGATATGGTCCCATCCGGTGATGCATTAAGGTTGCTCTATCTGCCATATTTAATTGGTAAATTAAGTAGAAGATTCATGGGAATTGTTGCACCAATTGCAGATATTAGCAGAACTGTGGCATCTGTAGCGGGTGTTCCTGTTCCATCTAAAGATGTGATAAAAACCCAAATAAAACTTCTTAATTTACTTGAAGAGGTACATAATATTCTAGTGGATCATAGTCAAGTGAGTTTGAGATTGATCGTTAACCCTGATTTATTTAGCATAGAAAATGCAAAAAGAACATTTGTACAAGCATCAATATATGATATCAATACAGATTTAGTTATAATCAATAAAGTATTACCGAATACGATCAAAGACGAGTATCTAAAGAACTGGCTTGAGCTTCAGAATAATTATATAAGAAAATGTGAAGTAGACTTTCATCCTCTTCCATTAAGAAAAATATCGTTTTTAAAAGGTGAAGTCAGAGGTTTTAATGATTTACAGATGTTAAGCAGAGAACTCTATGGTGATAGCGATCCCACGACAATATACTTTAAGGGTGAAGGAATAAAGGTATTGAACAAAGAAAATGGTGTCGAGATAATATTACCTGCGCCCCTAGTTAAGAAAGAAGATCTAGAAATAGAAAGATTTGGTGATGAGTTAATAATTCATGTCGAGACCTTCATGGGCAGATCAACAATATTACTACCATTACCCTCAATTGCGTACAAGTATTCTCTGAAATCTGCAAAACTTATTAATAGCAAAATACATATATATTTCGAGGCTGATTAGCATGGAAGAAGAAAGGAAACCGCAATTTCCCTTTATTATCCTACCACTACCAATACCAGATTTGTATGAATTAATAATAAAATACTGGCCCAAGGGATCCGAAGAATCTCTCAAACATCTTATAAACGCAAACATCGAATTTCTGAAAGCAATAGAATCCATACTTAATAATAGCATTAAAAAACTAGAAACAATGAAAACAGAAATCGAGAAGAAAGAAGAAAAAAGGGAACGAACAAAAGTAGAATAAAAAAAGTATTTTTAGATAATTCTTATTGTAGTTAAACTCCATTCAAATAGAGACTCATCTCTTAGATATTAGATTTTTCACTATTGTAGTTACTAGACTTGAGAAACCAGCAACTAGTGAAGGTATGAAAATAAATATCATTATCAAAATTATTGAGGGTATATCAGCAACCTGACTTATCAATGATAACAATTTCTGGTTTTGATCTAACAAAACAACATACAATGTGCTTATTGTCCATGATATCAAAGTTCCGGCAAAACCTATAATAAACGATTTAAGTTTTTGAGAGAGAAATAGACCACTGATTATTCCAGCTACTATTACAAATCTCCAATTATTAGTTATTAATGGTAATGCATAGCTCAAGATCATGACAAATATTAAAAGAATAACACTTTTATATTTCATTTGCATCATCCCCAAGGAAAATAGATGCAGAGCTTTTTGGTAAAAGAGTTATGGTTTCTTCTATTATTTCTGATGGTATTTGTTCAGGATTATTCTCTAAGAGCAATCTATTATATTTATATGTAAGCCACTCATCAACGAAATCACTGTAATGATTGTTTACTGGGTTTTCGCTCTGTCCACCAGGATAAACTCCATACGCTACTGGTCCTGTTTTATTCATAACAACAATCATCCTCCAACTTGGACCATGTTTTACTGGACCGTAAAATATGTTAGAGAATGGTGCAGCCATCAAAGTGAAAGGATCACCATCCTCAGGTAAAGGACCGATACTAAGCGGTTTTAATTGCGAGATATGTTCAAGGTATAATGTATGATACCTACCCCAAGTCCAATTTTCACCTAACTTTGACCTTAATTCTTCAACAGCGTTAATTAAAGCTTGAGAAGCTTTTTTATAGAAATTACCATCAAACCATTGTGAATTAGGTTCATTGAGTGCAAGGTAAAGTACTGTACCTGGATATGGATATTGATTAACTCTAATTCCAATTTCTCTATATTTAGTAATAAACGTTATATTATAAAATGAAGATAACCAGAACCACC
This region of Thermoprotei archaeon genomic DNA includes:
- a CDS encoding TRC40/GET3/ArsA family transport-energizing ATPase, which gives rise to MRVIFFTGKGGVGKSVISSATALRSSELGHETLLVSTDPAHTLSDIFGFKINSQETQVKEHLDAIQIDPVYEASKHYSALFEFISEVLKARGVDEIIAYEIANFPGATGAAALLKLVNYVEEGRYDTIILDMVPSGDALRLLYLPYLIGKLSRRFMGIVAPIADISRTVASVAGVPVPSKDVIKTQIKLLNLLEEVHNILVDHSQVSLRLIVNPDLFSIENAKRTFVQASIYDINTDLVIINKVLPNTIKDEYLKNWLELQNNYIRKCEVDFHPLPLRKISFLKGEVRGFNDLQMLSRELYGDSDPTTIYFKGEGIKVLNKENGVEIILPAPLVKKEDLEIERFGDELIIHVETFMGRSTILLPLPSIAYKYSLKSAKLINSKIHIYFEAD